A genomic window from Verrucomicrobiota bacterium includes:
- a CDS encoding DUF3034 family protein, which yields MKSSNHRGEILNGNKPQRALLGATLAAAITLVGGHLQAQDAAKPEAKAEKGPPLPLHQIEGNGGIFSTLSAYLVNPPRNNEPIGRPSVGFAHVQIGHGTALEAFTLTESPHERVELGFGYDYLGLGDLPQAVQNATGLSIDKSVSLYNANARFQLLKENDFDTKWLPAVTFGAHYKNNQGINTINNQLLGTLKGLGIRGNDGVDFTLYASKLITALPRPVLLNVGGRATEGAHLGLLGFTSGYNFVAEGSVVVFITDSLALAAEYKQKPNAYKSLSPLIGKESDWITLDVAYVVNKHFTIAAGYGRFGDVLNHQANGVWGITTKFEF from the coding sequence ATGAAAAGTTCAAACCACCGTGGAGAAATCCTGAACGGCAATAAACCACAACGCGCGCTCTTGGGGGCTACCCTGGCAGCAGCGATCACCCTGGTCGGGGGACATCTCCAGGCGCAGGATGCCGCGAAACCCGAAGCCAAGGCGGAAAAGGGACCGCCGCTGCCGTTGCATCAGATTGAAGGTAACGGCGGTATTTTTTCGACGCTGTCAGCCTACTTGGTGAATCCGCCGCGCAATAACGAGCCGATTGGGCGGCCAAGTGTTGGGTTTGCCCATGTGCAGATCGGGCATGGTACCGCGCTGGAAGCCTTCACGCTAACCGAGTCTCCTCACGAACGAGTCGAACTGGGTTTCGGGTATGATTATCTTGGATTGGGGGATTTGCCACAGGCGGTGCAGAATGCGACGGGCTTGTCCATTGATAAATCGGTTTCTTTGTACAACGCCAATGCGCGGTTTCAGTTGTTGAAGGAGAACGATTTTGACACCAAGTGGCTGCCGGCGGTGACGTTCGGTGCTCATTACAAAAACAACCAGGGTATCAACACCATCAACAATCAACTTCTCGGCACGCTGAAAGGTCTGGGCATCCGGGGTAATGACGGGGTGGATTTCACCCTGTACGCATCGAAGTTAATCACTGCGTTACCCCGTCCGGTGTTGTTGAACGTGGGTGGGCGCGCCACGGAAGGTGCGCACCTGGGCCTGTTAGGCTTCACGAGCGGGTACAACTTCGTGGCTGAAGGCAGCGTGGTGGTATTCATCACGGATAGTCTGGCCTTGGCGGCGGAATACAAGCAGAAGCCCAACGCCTACAAATCGCTCTCGCCGCTGATCGGCAAGGAAAGCGATTGGATCACGCTGGATGTCGCCTACGTGGTCAACAAGCACTTCACGATCGCGGCCGGCTATGGCCGCTTTGGCGACGTGTTGAACCACCAGGCCAATGGGGTCTGGGGTATTACGACCAAGTTCGAGTTTTAA
- a CDS encoding YezD family protein, whose amino-acid sequence MAKEKTVPVRPATLNSEQWLEEVQHQVNSLQYGVVQIVVHNARVTQIDRTERVRLDPPPVLSFSNRQEDGKE is encoded by the coding sequence ATGGCAAAAGAAAAAACTGTACCGGTCCGGCCCGCCACGCTCAATTCGGAGCAGTGGCTCGAGGAAGTACAACACCAGGTCAACTCTCTGCAATATGGGGTGGTGCAAATCGTGGTGCATAACGCACGCGTCACCCAGATTGACCGGACGGAACGGGTGCGGCTTGATCCGCCCCCGGTTTTATCATTTTCCAACCGTCAGGAGGACGGGAAGGAATAA
- a CDS encoding Rrf2 family transcriptional regulator translates to MKISKKTDYALRVLFTLVEHHGGEPIPIRELARRNDVPKRFLEHIMLDMKVKGWVRSEAGIRGGYVLAKKPDQITMGEVVRYFDGILAPLECVSVYGYKRCTQESVCRFRRLFLDARNYVAQLMDRATLAEVAKGAPVTTKEVLAPSFLAGEGI, encoded by the coding sequence ATGAAAATTTCGAAGAAGACGGATTACGCGCTGCGGGTTTTGTTCACCCTCGTGGAACATCATGGTGGCGAGCCCATTCCCATTCGCGAATTGGCCCGACGCAATGATGTGCCGAAACGTTTTCTCGAACACATTATGCTGGACATGAAAGTCAAGGGCTGGGTACGCAGCGAGGCCGGGATTCGCGGTGGCTATGTGCTGGCCAAAAAACCGGACCAGATCACCATGGGTGAAGTGGTGCGCTATTTTGACGGTATTTTGGCCCCGTTGGAATGCGTCTCGGTGTATGGTTACAAGCGCTGCACGCAGGAGTCAGTCTGCCGGTTTCGACGTTTGTTCCTCGACGCCCGTAATTATGTGGCGCAACTGATGGATCGTGCAACGCTGGCGGAAGTGGCCAAAGGCGCGCCAGTAACGACCAAGGAAGTGCTCGCGCCCAGTTTCCTGGCTGGTGAGGGGATCTGA